A region from the bacterium genome encodes:
- a CDS encoding ParB/RepB/Spo0J family partition protein, with protein MPEIYSNSIFWIEVDKIKPNPFQPRKEFNESNLRDLSDSIRQYGVLQPLVVTRKELEKSDGGIVVEYELIAGERRLRASKLAGVLQVPVIIRAGADDDRTKLELAIIENLQREDLNPVDRATAFRRLADEFGFKHIEIAKKVGKSREYVSNSMRLLGLPQEMIDAVTRGEITEGHTRPILMLIDRPEEQATLFKEIVIKGLTVREAEGIARRIAYDKIRKKDHVIAPEIIEIEEELTEKLGTRVHIEKKTIGGKITIDFFSSDDLQNLINLITSGADHTLPLSQIQQFPTQTSVADETEKNMDTIDTISITNTDEPQTEFLDQPEEPKKEEEDLYNIKGFSI; from the coding sequence ATGCCAGAAATTTACAGCAATTCAATATTTTGGATTGAGGTTGATAAAATCAAGCCCAACCCATTTCAACCTCGTAAGGAATTTAATGAGAGCAATCTTCGCGACCTTTCTGATTCTATCCGCCAGTACGGAGTACTTCAACCGCTGGTGGTCACGCGCAAGGAACTGGAAAAATCTGACGGGGGGATTGTCGTAGAATATGAACTTATCGCCGGCGAACGCCGACTGCGTGCATCAAAACTCGCGGGTGTTTTACAGGTACCGGTTATTATACGCGCAGGAGCTGACGACGATAGAACCAAGCTCGAACTTGCGATTATTGAGAATCTTCAGCGTGAAGATTTGAATCCCGTAGACCGTGCGACAGCTTTCCGTCGGCTTGCGGATGAGTTTGGTTTTAAACACATTGAAATTGCAAAAAAAGTGGGGAAGAGTCGGGAGTACGTTTCAAACTCGATGCGACTTTTGGGCTTGCCCCAAGAAATGATTGATGCGGTTACTCGAGGAGAAATAACCGAAGGTCACACGAGACCAATATTAATGCTTATTGATCGACCAGAAGAACAGGCGACGTTGTTTAAAGAGATTGTCATTAAGGGACTAACGGTACGTGAAGCGGAAGGAATTGCGCGGAGAATTGCGTATGACAAAATTCGAAAAAAAGATCATGTTATTGCTCCTGAAATCATTGAAATCGAAGAAGAGTTAACCGAAAAACTTGGCACACGCGTTCACATTGAAAAGAAAACAATTGGAGGGAAAATCACCATCGATTTTTTCTCAAGCGATGATCTCCAGAATCTCATTAATCTTATAACGAGTGGCGCAGATCATACCTTACCTTTAAGTCAAATTCAACAATTTCCCACACAGACATCTGTTGCGGACGAAACTGAAAAAAATATGGATACTATAGATACCATTTCAATTACGAATACGGATGAGCCACAGACGGAATTTTTAGATCAACCAGAAGAACCAAAAAAAGAAGAAGAGGATCTCTATAACATCAAAGGGTTTTCAATTTAA
- a CDS encoding YbhB/YbcL family Raf kinase inhibitor-like protein, translating into MEIHSPIFKSGDDIPPQYTCDGEDINPPLTFDAIPVDAKSLVIIMDDPDSPTGTWTHWLLWNISPNTKEIGEGSVPRGAVQGGTTFGASGYGGPCPGHGKHRYFFKCYALDVVLDIPEGSKKEILMESMKGHILAEAEMYGCYQRKK; encoded by the coding sequence ATGGAAATACATTCACCGATATTTAAATCTGGAGACGACATACCACCACAATACACATGTGATGGGGAAGACATTAATCCACCACTTACATTTGACGCTATTCCCGTCGATGCAAAAAGTCTTGTGATCATTATGGATGATCCTGATTCACCCACCGGTACCTGGACACACTGGCTTCTCTGGAATATTTCTCCCAACACAAAAGAAATAGGCGAAGGGAGTGTTCCACGGGGCGCCGTACAAGGGGGAACAACTTTTGGTGCCTCTGGCTATGGCGGTCCGTGCCCTGGTCACGGGAAGCACCGCTATTTTTTTAAATGTTATGCGCTCGATGTGGTACTCGATATACCTGAAGGCTCAAAAAAAGAAATACTCATGGAGAGTATGAAAGGGCATATTCTTGCGGAGGCGGAAATGTACGGGTGCTACCAAAGAAAAAAGTAA
- a CDS encoding protein-L-isoaspartate O-methyltransferase, translating into MFLPTATSTAQAGKTGSEYCPIDLPQGHIFVPKNQVYNYEMEKLIQELLDFNALKTPNIIEAFRGIDRKDFVLPEYKHEAYENYPLSIGFGQTISQPYTVAFMLELLQPDAGEKILDIGSGSGWQTAMLAHIISRSHTHANKRVPQGKVFAIEVIPELKELGERNVSKYNFIKSGIVSFIATNAKDGLPKEAPFDKIIAAAALEDNIPESWKNQLKVGGHIVTPVRDSIVLLIKKSEKTFEKQEFPGFAFVPFVK; encoded by the coding sequence TTGTTCCTGCCTACCGCGACGAGCACGGCGCAGGCAGGCAAGACAGGTTCCGAATATTGCCCCATCGACTTGCCGCAGGGGCATATATTTGTCCCAAAAAATCAGGTGTATAATTACGAGATGGAAAAACTCATTCAAGAACTCCTGGATTTTAACGCACTCAAGACACCCAATATTATTGAGGCGTTTAGGGGTATTGACCGCAAAGATTTTGTACTTCCCGAATATAAACATGAGGCATATGAAAATTATCCTCTGTCAATCGGATTCGGACAAACCATTTCACAACCCTATACCGTTGCCTTTATGCTCGAGCTCTTACAGCCTGATGCGGGAGAGAAAATATTGGATATCGGCTCAGGTTCTGGATGGCAAACTGCGATGCTCGCACATATCATAAGTCGGTCACATACTCATGCAAATAAGCGGGTCCCGCAAGGAAAAGTATTTGCCATTGAAGTAATCCCTGAACTCAAGGAACTCGGCGAGCGAAATGTTTCAAAATACAATTTTATAAAAAGTGGGATTGTTTCCTTTATCGCGACAAACGCAAAAGATGGCTTACCGAAGGAAGCGCCATTTGATAAAATAATAGCCGCGGCGGCACTCGAAGACAATATCCCTGAATCCTGGAAAAATCAACTCAAGGTTGGCGGACACATCGTAACCCCGGTGCGCGACTCGATTGTTTTGCTCATTAAAAAAAGTGAAAAAACTTTTGAAAAACAAGAGTTTCCCGGATTTGCCTTTGTTCCGTTTGTGAAATAA
- a CDS encoding RelA/SpoT family protein has product MLNVKEILNLMKLPTPEDVAIIEKACALAEKAHAGQKRFTGDPYVKHSFETAKNLAIFGMDRDTIVAGLLHDALEDGNITAEVIEKEFGKEVLFLVQGVTKLGKLKYQGVERHVESLRKMFIATAEDMRVLIIKLADRLHNIKTLYGHEKKDKQRRIALETLEIYAPLANRLGMGKLKGELEDEAFPYVYPEDYKRVKDLLKERRGENEKYLEKFHRSLQKELASQGMKNIHTDYRTKRLYSLYKKLNRKNNDIEKIYDITSLRIIVPTVEDCYKVLGIIHGAWRPLPGRIKDYIALPKPNGYQSIHTTVFTGDGGIVEIQIRTEDMHKGAKYGIASHLAYKGELGKPIKKGGALKKNVLWIDQLIECQKNVSETGEFLENLKVDFFRDRVFVFTPKGDVIDLPEESTPVDFAYAVHSDVGNHMSGVKINGKMVGIDTKLKNGDIVEVLTKKGSHPTSKWLESSKTTLAKRNIRGAIQKPEHATEKR; this is encoded by the coding sequence ATGTTAAATGTCAAGGAAATACTCAATCTCATGAAATTACCCACTCCGGAAGATGTGGCGATTATTGAAAAGGCATGCGCATTAGCAGAAAAGGCACACGCGGGACAAAAACGATTTACGGGAGACCCATATGTAAAACACTCTTTTGAAACAGCGAAAAATCTAGCGATATTCGGCATGGATCGTGACACCATTGTCGCAGGACTTCTTCATGATGCATTAGAAGACGGTAACATCACCGCCGAAGTTATTGAGAAAGAATTTGGTAAAGAAGTTTTATTTCTCGTACAAGGCGTTACTAAGCTGGGTAAGCTCAAATATCAAGGGGTAGAACGTCATGTCGAGAGTCTCCGTAAAATGTTTATTGCGACAGCAGAAGATATGCGCGTGCTGATCATAAAACTTGCAGACCGCCTGCACAATATTAAGACGTTGTATGGACACGAGAAAAAAGATAAACAGAGACGAATTGCCCTTGAAACACTTGAAATCTACGCTCCCCTAGCTAACCGCCTCGGTATGGGAAAACTTAAGGGCGAACTCGAAGACGAAGCATTTCCGTATGTATATCCGGAAGATTATAAGCGCGTAAAAGACCTACTTAAGGAACGACGCGGAGAAAATGAAAAATATCTTGAAAAATTCCATCGTTCACTTCAAAAAGAATTGGCATCGCAGGGTATGAAAAATATTCATACGGATTATCGCACAAAACGGTTATACAGTTTATATAAAAAACTAAATCGTAAAAATAATGACATAGAAAAAATATATGATATCACTTCTCTGCGTATAATTGTTCCCACGGTGGAAGATTGCTATAAGGTGCTTGGCATTATTCACGGCGCATGGCGACCGCTTCCGGGAAGAATCAAGGACTACATCGCGCTTCCTAAGCCCAACGGATACCAGAGCATTCATACCACTGTTTTTACGGGAGACGGCGGAATTGTGGAAATTCAAATACGCACTGAAGACATGCACAAAGGAGCGAAGTATGGTATTGCCTCACACCTTGCATACAAAGGCGAGCTTGGTAAGCCAATTAAAAAAGGTGGGGCGCTCAAGAAAAATGTGCTGTGGATTGACCAACTTATTGAATGCCAAAAAAATGTTTCTGAAACCGGCGAATTCCTCGAAAATCTCAAGGTAGATTTTTTTAGAGACCGCGTGTTTGTATTTACCCCAAAAGGAGATGTCATCGATCTTCCCGAAGAATCAACCCCTGTTGATTTTGCATATGCAGTACATTCGGATGTCGGCAATCACATGTCTGGTGTAAAAATCAATGGTAAGATGGTTGGCATTGATACTAAACTAAAAAACGGAGATATTGTCGAGGTTCTTACAAAAAAAGGGAGTCACCCTACATCAAAATGGCTCGAGTCAAGCAAAACAACGCTCGCCAAACGAAACATCCGTGGCGCAATTCAAAAGCCGGAACATGCAACAGAGAAGCGTTAA